A region of Geobacillus sp. 46C-IIa DNA encodes the following proteins:
- the glgA gene encoding glycogen synthase GlgA — MKVLFAVSECAPFAKSGGLADVAGALPKELRRLGVDARVMLPKYETIAPEWKQKMKKVAELIVPVGWRRQYCGVEELRHDGIIYYFIDNEYYFQRPQLYGHYDDGERFAYFCRAVLEVLPEIKFQPDVIHCHDWHTGMVPFLLREQYRHEPFYADMRTVFTIHNLQFQGLFPRGILEDLLNLDGRYFTIDHLEFYGSVSFMKGALVASDLITTVSPTYKEEIQTAYYGERLDGLLRARRDDLRGILNGIDDEFYNPETDPFLAATYSVHTWERKLLNKRALQRQFGLPERDDVPLVAMVTRMTAQKGLDLVTCVFHEMMGEDMQLVVLGTGDWRFEQFFSQMAAAYPDKVGVYIGFHEPLAHQIYAGADLFLMPSLFEPCGLSQMIALRYGTIPIVRETGGLNDTVQSYNEITEEGNGFSFTHFNAHDMLYTIRRALSFYRQPSVWERLMERAMRGDYSWRRSARQYKQAYEQLTKKEERTLVRG; from the coding sequence ATGAAGGTGCTATTTGCCGTTTCCGAATGCGCCCCGTTTGCCAAATCGGGGGGGTTGGCCGATGTCGCCGGCGCGCTGCCGAAAGAGCTGCGCCGGCTCGGCGTTGATGCCCGCGTGATGCTGCCGAAATATGAAACGATCGCCCCCGAATGGAAACAGAAAATGAAAAAGGTGGCGGAACTCATCGTCCCGGTTGGGTGGCGCCGACAATATTGCGGTGTCGAAGAGCTCAGGCATGACGGAATCATCTATTACTTTATCGACAACGAATATTATTTTCAGCGGCCGCAGCTGTACGGCCATTATGATGATGGCGAGCGGTTCGCCTATTTTTGCCGGGCGGTGCTTGAGGTGCTGCCGGAAATCAAGTTTCAGCCGGATGTGATTCACTGCCATGACTGGCATACAGGCATGGTGCCGTTTTTGCTTCGGGAACAATATCGTCATGAGCCGTTTTATGCCGACATGCGCACCGTCTTTACGATTCATAACTTGCAGTTTCAAGGGCTGTTTCCGCGCGGCATTTTAGAAGACTTGTTGAATTTAGACGGCCGCTATTTCACCATTGACCATCTTGAGTTTTACGGCAGCGTCAGCTTTATGAAAGGGGCGCTCGTTGCTTCCGATTTGATTACAACGGTCAGCCCGACGTATAAAGAGGAGATTCAAACCGCCTATTACGGCGAGCGGCTAGACGGCTTGCTGCGGGCGCGGCGGGACGATTTGCGCGGCATTTTAAACGGCATTGACGACGAATTTTACAATCCGGAAACGGATCCGTTTTTGGCGGCGACCTACAGCGTACATACGTGGGAAAGAAAACTATTGAACAAGCGCGCCTTGCAGCGGCAGTTCGGTTTGCCGGAGCGGGATGATGTGCCGCTTGTCGCGATGGTGACGAGAATGACGGCGCAAAAAGGGCTCGATTTGGTGACGTGTGTCTTTCATGAGATGATGGGCGAAGACATGCAGCTTGTCGTGCTCGGCACGGGCGACTGGCGGTTTGAACAATTTTTCTCGCAAATGGCCGCGGCGTATCCTGACAAAGTCGGCGTGTACATCGGCTTCCATGAACCGCTCGCCCACCAAATTTATGCCGGGGCGGACTTGTTTTTAATGCCGTCGTTGTTTGAGCCGTGCGGGCTGAGCCAAATGATCGCCTTACGGTACGGGACGATTCCGATCGTCCGGGAAACCGGGGGATTAAACGATACGGTGCAATCATACAATGAGATTACAGAAGAAGGAAATGGATTCAGCTTCACTCATTTTAACGCTCATGACATGCTGTATACGATCCGTCGGGCGCTGTCGTTTTACCGTCAGCCGTCGGTCTGGGAGCGGCTCATGGAACGGGCGATGCGCGGCGACTACAGCTGGCGCCGGTCGGCAAGACAATACAAACAAGCCTATGAACAGCTGACCAAAAAGGAGGAACGCACGCTTGTTCGCGGATAA